The Subtercola sp. PAMC28395 genome segment ACTGACCACCGCTTGCTGAGCGAAAAAGAGTGTTAGTCCGTCACCTGAGCCTCACCGACTACCGGAACTATTCCCGCGCGGAGGTCACGCTGTTCGGCGGCCCTAACCTGTTCGTGGGCCGTAATGGGCAAGGCAAGACGAATCTGGTCGAGGCGCTGGGATATCTGAGCACGCTCGGCTCGCACCGGGTGTCGAACGACCAGGCACTCATCAAGAGCTCGGCCCAGGCGGCGATCATCCGTGCACGCCTGCAGCACGAGGAGCGCGAACTGCTCGTCGAACTGCAGTTGAACAGAAGTGAGCCCAATCGAGCCCAGGTCAATCGCAGTGTGGTCAAGGTGCGCGAGATACCGAGGTATTTCTCGAGCGTGTTGTTCGCTCCGGAAGACCTGGCGCTCGTGAGGGGAGACCCGTCGGTGCGGCGCCGGTTCCTCGACCAACTGCTGGTGGCGAGAACGCCCAGGCTTGCAGGAGTGACGGCAGACTACGACCGGGTGCTGCGTCAACGAAACACTCTGCTGAAGTCAGCCAGAAATGCGGGAGTACGCGGGTCGGGGCTCTCGACGCTCGAGATCTGGGATGATCGGCTGGTCGTTCTGGGTTCGGAGATCATCACCGAGCGAGCCGCTTTGGTGGCTGAGCTCCGCCCACTTGTCGATGCGGCCTACCGGGCCGTGGCAGGAGCGGACCACGCTCCACGCCTGACGAACCGACTGAGCATCATGCCCGGCATGAATACAGACGACGACCCGCAGGACTCGGGTTCTGTCGACCCTGTTGCACTCTCTTCCGGCGCTGGCAACGGAATGCCCGAGACGAGGGCGGGGGTCGAAGAAGTCTTTCGGGCCTCCCTCGCTGGGGCTCGCAAACAGGAGATCGACCGGGGAATCACTCTTGTGGGCCCGCATCGGGATGACGTGGTCTTCGAGTTGAATTCCCTGCCGGCAAAGGGATATGCAAGTCACGGTGAATCCTGGTCCTTCGCCCTCGGCCTGAAGGTCGCATCGGCAGAGCTGATGCGCGCCGACTCCCGGACGGGCGACCCCGTGGTGATTCTCGACGACGTGTTCGCTGAACTTGACCAGTCGCGGCGGGGCCGCCTCGCGGCGGCGGTCGGGGGTTTCGAGCAGGTCCTCATCACAGCGGCAGTATTGGAGGATGTTCCTGTCGAGCTCGCTGCTCACACGGTTCATATCGACGCAGGCGCGATCATCGATCAGAATGCCGATGCCGACGGCCCACCGGGTGAAGGCGGAGGGACAAATGACTGACGACAATTCGCTGGCGGTCCCGGCTCAGAACGGAACGCCATCGGAGGTTCATCCTGGAGAAGAACCACAGCTCGGCGAATCCGCGTCGGTCTACACGAGGTTCAAGACAATGTTCGGCGACGCCCGCCTGATCGGCCGGTCGAAGACGAAGCTCCGGCGGATTCCGAGTGGCGAATCGGTTCCCTATGGCACCGGAAGGGACCCCCGGGGCATCAGCTCGGTGCTCGACGGACTCACGAGTGAGCTGGGGTGGAGCGGTTCACTTGCGAAGTCAGATCTGATGCTGGCGTGGAAGGAGATTGCCGGCGCCGAAACTGCCGAACACAGTCATCCGGCAGATATCACCGACTCTGTTCTTTCTGTGCAGTGTGATTCGACCGCGTGGGCAACGCAGCTGAGACATATGCGAACGATGATCCTTACACGCATCGCTGTCGAGTACCCCGATGCCGGAATCGAGTCAGTGCGCTTTCTTGCCCCTGACGCTCCATCATGGAAAAGAGGTTCCAGATCAATTCCAGGGCGGGGCCCTCGCGATACCTACGGCTGACAAGGCAAAACTGGTCACCCCGCCAAAATAAACGCCCCAGATCGCCAGCAAAGCTCGTGCCGCGAGCATAGTTTGGTAGAATGAAGGGTCGCCCTTTCTTGCTTTGGAGCCCTTATATCCATGACATCCCCACTTGATCAGTCGGACTCCGAAACCGAGTACGGCGCAGACGCCATCCAGATTCTCGAAGGTCTTGAGGCGGTCCGCAAACGTCCGGGAATGTACATCGGGTCAACCGGTCCGCGTGGACTTCACCACCTCGTCTACGAGGTCGTCGACAACTCGGTCGACGAGGCTCTCGCCGGTTACTGCGACACCATCCTGGTCACCATGCGTAAAGACGGCGGCATCCGTGTCGTCGACAACGGCCGGGGAATTCCCGTCGATCTGAACAAGCAGGAGAACAAGTCGACGGTCGAAGTCGTCTTGACGATCCTGCATGCCGGTGGCAAGTTCGGCGGAGGCGGCTACTCCGTTTCGGGCGGCCTGCACGGTGTCGGCATCTCCGTCGTCAACGCACTGTCGGCCGAACTCGACGTCGAAGTTCGTCGCCAGGGCCATGTCTGGCGCCAGAGCTACAAACACGGCATTCCCCAGGCACCGCTTTCACAAGACGAGGTCTCGACAGAGACGGGCACGACGACAACATTCTGGCCGAGCACGGAGACCTTCGAGACAGTCGAATTCGACTATGAGACGCTGCGTGCGCGTTTTCAGCAGATGGCTTTCCTCAACAAGGGTCTGCGAATAACTCTGACCGATGAGCGCGGTGAAGAAGACGTCGTCGTCAGCTATCTCTATGAACAGGGCCTTGTCGACTACGTCGAATACTTGAACCGCGCGAAGAAGAACGAACTCGTCCACGATGAAGTCATCTCGTTCGAGAGCGAAGACACCGATCGCAAGATCTCGCTCGAGGTCGCCATGCAGTGGACCAACGGGTACACCGAGAGCGTGCACACGTACGCCAACACGATCAACACGCATGAGGGCGGCACGCACGAAGAGGGGTTCCGGGCGGCTCTCACCACGCTTGTGAACAAGTACGCCCGCGAGAAGAGCATCCTGAAAGAGAAAGACGAGAACCTCACCGGCGACGATGTTCGCGAAGGCCTCACCGCCGTGATCTCGGTGAAGCTCGCCGAGCCGCAGTTCGAAGGCCAGACGAAGACCAAGCTCGGCAACACCGAGGCTAAGGCCTTCGTGCAACGTGTCGCCGGCAAGGAACTCGCTGACTGGTTCGACCGCAAGCCGACCGAGGCTCGTGAGATCATCCGTAAGGCGATCCAGGCTTCGCAGGCACGAATGGCCGCCCGGAAGGCCCGTGAGCAGACGAGACGTAAAGGTCTGCTCGAAGGTGGCGGCATGCCCGGCAAGCTGAAGGACTGCTCGAGCCGCGATCCTGCGAAATCCGAGATCTTCATCGTCGAGGGTGACTCGGCCGGCGGGTCTGCCATCCAGGGTCGCAACCCGGAGACGCAGGCCATCCTCCCTCTGCGTGGGAAGATCCTGAACGTCGAGAAGGCACGCCTCGATCGCGCACTCGGCAACAACGAGGTCCAGGCGATGATCACGGCGTTCGGCGCGGGCATCGGCGAGGACTTCAACCCCGACAAGGCCAGATATCACAAGATCGTGCTCATGGCCGATGCCGACGTCGACGGGCAGCACATCACAACCCTGTTGCTGACCTTGGTCTTCCGGTACATGCGCCCACTGATCGAATTGGGCTACGTGTACCTGGCCATGCCGCCGCTGTATCGCCTCAAGTGGTCGAACGCTCCCCACGAGTACGTCTATTCCGATGCGGAGCGTGACGCACTCCTCGAGCACGGTGCGGCCGCCGGAAAGCGTATCCCGAAGGAGAACGCCATCCAGCGCTACAAGGGTCTCGGTGAGATGGACTACCGAGAGCTGTGGGACACCACGATGGACCCCGACACCCGCACTCTCCGCCAGATAACCCTCGATGATGCGGCAGCGGCAGACGAGATCTTCTCGACGCTCATGGGTGAAGACGTTGAGTCCAGGCGCAACTTCATCCAGAAGAACGCGAAAGACGTTCGGTTCCTCGACATCTAGCACCCGTTCGGTTTGTGATGCGCCGCGAACGTGCGGCTACCCAGACAGAGCACGTCCACAAGACAGATAGAGAATCATGACTGACGAAACACCAACAGGCGACTCCATTGCCCCGGACTCCCGAGGCATGATGACCGACCGTATCGAGCAGGTCGACCTGCAGCTCGAGATGCAGCGTTCGTATCTCGACTATGCGATGAGTGTCATCGTCGGTCGAGCGCTTCCCGATGTCAGAGACGGCCTGAAGCCTGTCCACCGCAGGGTGATCTACGCGATGTACGACGGTGGTTACCGGCCTGACCGGGCCTTCTCCAAGTCAGCGCGTGTCGTCGGCGAGGTCATGGGCCAGTTCCACCCGCACGGTGACTCATCCATCTACGACGCGCTCGTGCGCCTCATCCAGCCGTGGAGCCTCCGGTACCCGCTCGCCCTCGGCCAGGGTAACTTCGGGTCCGCGGGCAATGACGGTGCTGCGGCCCCCCGCTACACCGAGACCAAGATGGCTCCCCTCGCGCTCGAGATGGTCAGGGACATCCAGGAAGAGACCGTCGACTTCCAGGACAACTATGATGGGCGCACTCTCGAACCGGTTGTGCTCCCAAGCCGCTTCCCGAACCTCCTTGTCAACGGTTCCGTTGGCATCGCGGTCGGCATGGCCACGAACATCCCACCCCACAACCTGCGCGAAGTGTCATCGGGCGCGATCTGGTACCTCGAGCATCCTGACGCCACCCGTGAAGAGCTTCAGGACGCCCTGATCGAACGGATCAAGGGGCCCGATTTTCCCACCGGCGCCCAGATTCTCGGTACGAAGGGCATTCACGATGCGTACCGCACGGGGCGGGGCTCGATCACCATGCGCGCCGTTGTCAGTGTTGAGGAGCTGCAGGGTCGCAACTGCCTGGTCGTCACTGAGCTGCCGTACCAGGTGAATCCCGACAACCTCGCGATCAAGATCGCGGACCTCGTGAAAGACGGGAAGATCGGCGGTATCGCCGACATCCGCGATGAGACGTCGGGTCGAACAGGCCAGCGTCTGGTCATCGTGCTCAAGCGAGATGCGGTTGCGAAGGTCGTGCTGAACAACCTCTACAAGCACACCTCGCTGCAGGAGAACTTCGGCGCGAACATGCTGGCAATCGTCGACGGTATTCCCCGAACGCTGCCGATCGATGGGTTCATCACCGAGTGGGTCGCCCACCAGATCGACGTCATCGTGCGCCGCACCCAGTTCCGTCTTCGCCGCGCAGAAGAGCGTATGCACATTCTGCGTGGGTACCTCAAGGCTCTGGATGCCCTTGACGACGTCATCGCGCTCATCAGGCGTTCGGCGACTGTCGAAGACGCCCGTCTCGGCCTCATGAGCCTGCTCGAGATCGACGAGATCCAGGCTGATGCGATTCTCACGATGCAGTTGCGACGCCTGGCCGCTCTCGAACGACAGAAGATCGCCGATGAAGCCGCCGAGCTGCAGGTCGAGATCGATGGGTACCATGTGATTCTTGCGAGCCCTGAGCGCCAGCGCGAGATCATCATCAGCGAACTGACCGAGATCGCTGCGAAGTTCGGTGACGATCGCCGCACGGAGATCATGTTCGGCTTCGACGGTGACATGAACATGGAAGACCTCATCCCCGAAGAGGAGATGGTCGTCACCGTGACTCGTGGTGGCTACATCAAGCGAACTCGAAGCGACAACTACCGGAGCCAGCATCGTGGTGGCAAGGGAGTCAAGGGCGCCCAGTTGCGAGCAG includes the following:
- the gyrA gene encoding DNA gyrase subunit A — protein: MMTDRIEQVDLQLEMQRSYLDYAMSVIVGRALPDVRDGLKPVHRRVIYAMYDGGYRPDRAFSKSARVVGEVMGQFHPHGDSSIYDALVRLIQPWSLRYPLALGQGNFGSAGNDGAAAPRYTETKMAPLALEMVRDIQEETVDFQDNYDGRTLEPVVLPSRFPNLLVNGSVGIAVGMATNIPPHNLREVSSGAIWYLEHPDATREELQDALIERIKGPDFPTGAQILGTKGIHDAYRTGRGSITMRAVVSVEELQGRNCLVVTELPYQVNPDNLAIKIADLVKDGKIGGIADIRDETSGRTGQRLVIVLKRDAVAKVVLNNLYKHTSLQENFGANMLAIVDGIPRTLPIDGFITEWVAHQIDVIVRRTQFRLRRAEERMHILRGYLKALDALDDVIALIRRSATVEDARLGLMSLLEIDEIQADAILTMQLRRLAALERQKIADEAAELQVEIDGYHVILASPERQREIIISELTEIAAKFGDDRRTEIMFGFDGDMNMEDLIPEEEMVVTVTRGGYIKRTRSDNYRSQHRGGKGVKGAQLRADDVVEHFFVTTTHHWLLFFTNMGRVYRAKTYELQEAGRDAKGQHVANLLALGPDEQIAQVLDIRDYKAATYLVLATREGLLKKTALSEYDTNRSGGIIAINLREGDELVSALLVEEDSDVLLVSKKGMSIRFTASNESLRPMGRSTAGVIGMKFRDEDYLLDASVVTEDGFVFVVTEGGFAKRTSVDQYRLQGRGGLGIKVAKLQDARGDLAGSLIVDEDDEVLVVLASGKVVRSAVAEVPAKGRDTMGVVFARFADEDRIIALAKNTERAVVIEESATVDTVTSGADTAAPVVSDSPETPSETEEEDRVIDE
- a CDS encoding DUF721 domain-containing protein — translated: MTDDNSLAVPAQNGTPSEVHPGEEPQLGESASVYTRFKTMFGDARLIGRSKTKLRRIPSGESVPYGTGRDPRGISSVLDGLTSELGWSGSLAKSDLMLAWKEIAGAETAEHSHPADITDSVLSVQCDSTAWATQLRHMRTMILTRIAVEYPDAGIESVRFLAPDAPSWKRGSRSIPGRGPRDTYG
- the recF gene encoding DNA replication/repair protein RecF, which encodes MLVRHLSLTDYRNYSRAEVTLFGGPNLFVGRNGQGKTNLVEALGYLSTLGSHRVSNDQALIKSSAQAAIIRARLQHEERELLVELQLNRSEPNRAQVNRSVVKVREIPRYFSSVLFAPEDLALVRGDPSVRRRFLDQLLVARTPRLAGVTADYDRVLRQRNTLLKSARNAGVRGSGLSTLEIWDDRLVVLGSEIITERAALVAELRPLVDAAYRAVAGADHAPRLTNRLSIMPGMNTDDDPQDSGSVDPVALSSGAGNGMPETRAGVEEVFRASLAGARKQEIDRGITLVGPHRDDVVFELNSLPAKGYASHGESWSFALGLKVASAELMRADSRTGDPVVILDDVFAELDQSRRGRLAAAVGGFEQVLITAAVLEDVPVELAAHTVHIDAGAIIDQNADADGPPGEGGGTND
- the gyrB gene encoding DNA topoisomerase (ATP-hydrolyzing) subunit B, with translation MTSPLDQSDSETEYGADAIQILEGLEAVRKRPGMYIGSTGPRGLHHLVYEVVDNSVDEALAGYCDTILVTMRKDGGIRVVDNGRGIPVDLNKQENKSTVEVVLTILHAGGKFGGGGYSVSGGLHGVGISVVNALSAELDVEVRRQGHVWRQSYKHGIPQAPLSQDEVSTETGTTTTFWPSTETFETVEFDYETLRARFQQMAFLNKGLRITLTDERGEEDVVVSYLYEQGLVDYVEYLNRAKKNELVHDEVISFESEDTDRKISLEVAMQWTNGYTESVHTYANTINTHEGGTHEEGFRAALTTLVNKYAREKSILKEKDENLTGDDVREGLTAVISVKLAEPQFEGQTKTKLGNTEAKAFVQRVAGKELADWFDRKPTEAREIIRKAIQASQARMAARKAREQTRRKGLLEGGGMPGKLKDCSSRDPAKSEIFIVEGDSAGGSAIQGRNPETQAILPLRGKILNVEKARLDRALGNNEVQAMITAFGAGIGEDFNPDKARYHKIVLMADADVDGQHITTLLLTLVFRYMRPLIELGYVYLAMPPLYRLKWSNAPHEYVYSDAERDALLEHGAAAGKRIPKENAIQRYKGLGEMDYRELWDTTMDPDTRTLRQITLDDAAAADEIFSTLMGEDVESRRNFIQKNAKDVRFLDI